A stretch of DNA from Melioribacteraceae bacterium 4301-Me:
CGTAAAATTATTTTTGGTCTGATTTTGACAATTTCAATAATTTTTGGACTATCTCGATTGGAAGCTCAATCTGAAATAACACCAGGTCCATTTAAGTGTTGGTATAATCCTAATGTGGAAGATTGTGATACGGGCGGCATTGTTGGTTGCATTGATGAAGCTTGTTAATTGTCCATGTATTACTTATTGAGTCCGTCAAATATGTTTAATTTTTCTTTTATAATAAACGTAAAAATATAGAATAATGTTTTTGACGGACTCATATTATTATTGAATTAATGATGGTAAATTATATGATTAAGTATAATGCTGTAATTCTAATCATAATAGTATTTGTTGCTTGTTCATCTAATGAAAATAATATACAACAAGTTAAATTTATTGATGATTCAAGTTTAATTTTATTGGATTCTCTAATATACGAAAACAATGATAGTAGTGCTTTTATTGGTATAATGCGTGACCTTGAAATTGTAAAAAATAAAATTTTCATATCAGACAGAAGCAAATCAAAGATTCATGTTTTTGATGATGATCTAAATTATTTAAAATCTTTTGGCCTGTACGGTAAGGGTCCTCATGAATTTACACAAGCACCTTATTTAACGAAAATTAACGATACTTTAGTGGTATTTGATAGATCTATAAAAAAATTATTCTATTACAACACGAACCTAGAAGTTGTCAGAGAAATTACTCTACCGTATAAGTTTTTTTATATGACTCACGATCCAGTTATTATTGGTGATAGAATAATTATGTCAGCTAATAATAAATTAGTGCGCAAGTTAAATGGAAATATCTCAGGTCTAACAACTGTATTAATTATTGATAGACAAGGGAGAATAATTGATCAATGTGCCAGCTTATTAGATGATTATTATAAGAATTCAGATTTATTATATTTTGCACTTAACAGTTCTTCAAATATTTCTCGAGGTTTTGATAACAGTTTTTTTGTTTTACAACTCGCGACCTACAAAATTCAA
This window harbors:
- a CDS encoding 6-bladed beta-propeller, whose protein sequence is MIKYNAVILIIIVFVACSSNENNIQQVKFIDDSSLILLDSLIYENNDSSAFIGIMRDLEIVKNKIFISDRSKSKIHVFDDDLNYLKSFGLYGKGPHEFTQAPYLTKINDTLVVFDRSIKKLFYYNTNLEVVREITLPYKFFYMTHDPVIIGDRIIMSANNKLVRKLNGNISGLTTVLIIDRQGRIIDQCASLLDDYYKNSDLLYFALNSSSNISRGFDNSFFVLQLATYKIQQFDYYGKLMKIFEYKPKFYKTPPDVKANFYISDIRKLYKVYYSRATYFYGLFFDPMTNLLLVGYRTLHADEYQTKSFLDADNYLFILNKNGECILDAKIPGYVAAADNGIVYVVVEESDEKLVILKYKIEKKFETNS